The Coffea arabica cultivar ET-39 chromosome 2c, Coffea Arabica ET-39 HiFi, whole genome shotgun sequence genome includes the window ACTCAGCTGACATATAAAGTCTTAGGGCTGACTGTAATATTTTCTGTGTCAAATTAGGAGCCTATCATACACATGCTTCAACTTGCGGTTGAGTGTTAGGAGAAGACAAGGGTACTTATTGTGGATCATGCATGATTAATGAGATAGGTTATGAATGATTCACCTACTTTTGGAAAAGACTTGTTTTTGCCAAATTTTGACGATTTGTAACTCATAACTTATCTGAAGCACTTGTGCTAGTGTCTTGGGTTTCAAAGTTTGTTGGTTTGGTTGCCTATTTTTACCTTTTCTAGCCCTCTTGTATTTCCACACTTTGAATGTCCATttcccttcccccccccccccttgtTCTTTTCTTGAATTAATATCAAGTGCTTCTCCTGATTTAGACCCAATGAATCAAAAGAGGCTACTTTCTATGCTATTGCATCTTAGAAACTTGGTAATTAGCCCCTTTTGTCATCTGTTGATTAGTTTCTCCTTGGTTAGATGTGAATCCGCATGAGTGGGCTTTCGTGAATTGCTCAAGCAGAAAAGCCAGTACAAGCTTTAGGCTTGACTTACCAGTCTGTTATCATATTAAGATTTTTCTCGTCATTGTTTTGGACTCTGTAGGTATTTGTTAAATTCTTTTTCTGATTGTCTTACACACTGAAAGATAGATTTATATAGGGTGGATGAATTGTTTATGCTGAACATATTAGTGaaacatgaaaacagaaaattgaatTCTAGTTTTATGAGAAAGTTATTCTAAATCTTCCCAAGTCAGAAATCCTACTTGGGTGGAAATTGTGGCTATTGTACATTTTGAGGGTGAGTATTGGGAATATTAACAACATCAGAATTTTTGCATGTTGGGGATGTCAGAGATGAAGTGTGACTAAGGTGCTTTTTATAGTGATATAAAgacaatctctctctctctctctctcacccaTACCCCATCATGTGATTCTTTATTATTCTTATTCTTCTAGTTGTTAATGCTATTACTTCTGTGCCTTTGATCTTAATTCATCAGTGCATGATATGAGGTCTTTTACTCCCCAGGACTTCTGGAACTCAATGTCTTTGTTTACTCATCATACCTCAAGACTTAACTCCTGCCTCATGAGACTTCTTGGACTTCATTCACTCCTACGTTAATAAGGGTCTAATATCTTGTTCTGAGAGTTGCATTTAATTCCAATCGCTTTTTGCTTGGCAAATTATTGATTGGCTTTCATGAATCCTGAGTCACATGTTAAATATAGGAAAATAAAAGTAGTCCTACATTGAGCTTCCCAAGGCTTTTGATGAGTAAGCTTACAAAGATCTTGGGCTGGTCTGCTCCTTGCAAATGCATCTTGGTGCTGAGGTTCTTTAATAATTTCAACTCAGAAGCACCAATATAGAGCATAAAGTTTAAACATCACAGGATACTTTATGAAGCAATTCACAGAAAAAAAGGGCATCATACTCTTGATATGCTTATATTCGACTTGGGGTAGTATTCCTCAAGTGCTCTTACCAAAAGTTGTGTTTTCCGGTCCAGAATTTGCAATATATGTCCCTCCATCATTAAAAGATCAAAGTGAACAAAGTAGTATTGGTGTTACAGTTTTCTTTCAACAATGTAGCAGCTTCTTTGCCCCTCCTATCTGCCGACTTTAAGTAAAATTGAGAGGAGAAGGGGCTCTTTTAAACTAGTGTTGAACTCTATCCAAGTCAAGACTTGGCACAGGAGCACAATGAATTTCCTGTTGCAGCACAGTCCgacattttatcttttttgtgcTAATAATATGGTCAGCAATGTTGAATTTACCTAGGCCTGACTATAACACTGCATAATTAGTTTTGTGTGACAGTAACCATCTGACCTGATATCCTCACAAGTGACATTTTGCAGCAATGAAGATCCGATATTTGGACGTGGAAGCCTCGTTAATGCAGATGAGCTATGGTCATCTTCCAAAGATGTCACCAGCAGCCCTGAGAAGTCAATTCCCATGTCAGGTGACTCTCCACGTCTGGGGCTAGGCTCACTAAGGAGCACGTCagagcaatttgatgttcaagGAGAGTACCTGTCAGATCAAAACCAGTGCTTTACTCCAGGACATGAGAAAATAAACTTCCTGACATCCAATGTCCCGCAGAATGTGAAGTCTTGTGCAGGAAATATAGGATACACCGGAAGTAGCAATAATATCTCAATGAAGGAGAAGGTACTACAGCTATGCCAGATGTAGATGAATTTTCTTCTCTCTCATTACTCTGACTTTTGTCCACTCTCTTCTGCATCATTGTAATTTCTGTTACATGGCCGTTGGGAACAAATTGATTTATTTGTCTTGGAATGCAGACAGCTTTTGAGATGAGTGGAAGTAAGCCAGTATATAACTTGCAGCTTGATTCAGGAAATTTTGCAGTCGCTAACGAGTGTATGGTCAAGGTATATTTTTTCCTACTCCTGGTGAAATTTAATTCCTATTTTGTATGAGGTTCCCATCCTTAGGAAGGTACCCCTTTCTTTCTATTTACTCCACCTTTGTTCCTTTCCTTTCCACAttttaatgagaaaaaaaaaacattttttgaATGATCATTTTTTTTGGCACACAAAAGGAACATCGACATGAAGTGATTATCTGAACTTTAGCTGGCTTCTATTCCCCATTAGTGAAGCTTTGTGCATTCTTGTTAACAGCAGCACCATAAATGCTGTCAACCAAGAATTACTTCTGTGGTGTACCTGGAAATGGAATTGCTTATCATttcatttcttaaatctccgGAAATGAGTTGCCTATCGGATTTGCTTAAAATAGATATAGATTAGAATTATGtccaaaaagaaaacagagatTCTTATAGATAATGCTTCAGAAAGAAACACAATTGGAATGTACAATCAGTCTTCATGTCATTAGTCTACCTATTGGTGCAAGAAATATTCAGTAGAAAAGAAAACATGATTAGCGTAACAGTTTCTTTGAACTTTTTCATTTATGCTCTCTTAAATTTGAGTAACGTGGCCATATTAACAGTATTTGCTAGTTACATGGGATGGTTTTCGTTTTAGGTCAGATTGTTTTACTGCTACAGATGTTCATCCCCTTTTTTTGATTGTATTCTTGAGGCAAAAATGGCTAGTGGGTCTATTGTTTCAGAGATAGCAATTTTCGTATATTTTACAGACAGGACCTAGTAAAATATTTTATCCTTGATTGCTTGACTCCAGTGATTAGAATTGAAGACACAGCTGTCAAATTTTTAACCAAACCCTTTTTCTCGTTATCATCACTTAAAGATTCAATATTCCCCCACAACTATAACCTGGCTTTCTTTGAAAAGTAAGCCACAAATTTTCTGTTGtgtgaaattgaaaaattttcactgAAGATAAGTAGACCTGTTATTTGGTGTCTGTTTCCTGTGACATGTTAGATCTATAATTCCGTGGAACCGATGTCAACCTTAAGGCTACTGCATAACCATAATCTAGAACTTATTTCCATTATCTAGAATAgtctttttcaaattattttagcCACATGATAAGTTGCCTTTTTAAATTTGCAGTTTTCTTCAATTATGAATTTCTTTTAAAGTAAATTCTCTTTTTCTTAGATGTTCATATATCACATGTCAAATTACTACTTGGATTTAACAAAATGACTGAAATTACTACCTTAAAGTAAATAGAGTGATCTACCCAACAGGACGAATAGGTCATATGGAGACCAAAAATGGTATTCTGAAAGTCATATAGGTTCATCAAATAAGACTAGGGGAACCTGAACAAACAAAAATCATCTCATACTAATCTGAAGATATAAAAGCTGTTCTGTTGTTTCAGTATCACGCCTTTTTGGTACATTATTCATGTGCTCTTAATGGTTTCTTTACTTTAGAACATCAGAGTGTTGCTCTAGTTGTTTTCTTGTATGCAGGGGAATAAGCAAAAGAAGTTGAGAGGCTGGAAAAAATCAGCAGAAAAAAGTGAAGGCAGGCATTTGCAGAATTTACAAGGATGGACTCAAACTGGAAACCAGTTTCTTCAATTTGATGCCCCATATGCACCAAATATGGGTCAATCTAGCTCATCTTTGGTGTTCAGTCAGCAGACACAATTTCAAGGATCAGAGTCTTCACATTACAAGCATCTCTCTAGTCCACTTTTGACTTCTTTCATTCATGGTACTATGGCAAAGCAGTATACCGCTATGCCAGTTTTGTCGCAATTTCATTCTGGAGAAGTTAGCCAGCAGCCTGCCATTTCCAGCTATGTGGTTCCTGGGCACTTGAATCCTTCTACTGAACCTTCTGTTAAGTCTTTGACAATGACTCCTCAGGAGAagattgagaaattaaggaggCGACAGCAAATGAGAGCAATGCTTGCAATTCAGAAACAACAGCAGCAGTTTGGCAATCAAATGTCATCTACTGAATATTCAGCTATGGAAGGAGAAAATATTGAAGCAGAGGAAAACCTTTCAACAGTTGCGTCTCTTGAGCCAAATTCACCCATAGAACAAGATGATTCCAATACCGCATGTGTGCCGCATGATGATTGCTCAGTCCAGGATTCAATACTATATCAACTTCAGGATATTGTAGCAAAGGTTAGAGCAACTGCAGTTTCGTTTCTTTCCTGGTGGATGTATTTACTTGCTAAATAATGCGCATAGTCTGTGCTTAATTTCCTTGCAGTTGGACATGAGGATAAGACTTTGCATTAGGGATAGTCTGTTTCGACTAGCTCAGAGTGCTAGTCA containing:
- the LOC140004360 gene encoding uncharacterized protein isoform X2, which translates into the protein MTQMKIFLQWNLVWTHGLISRYQVLQRLMKILWTRLLLSIMLLKFSRALLMIVSKAILLIMVGLVLGALRTLRGSLVTFCSNEDPIFGRGSLVNADELWSSSKDVTSSPEKSIPMSGDSPRLGLGSLRSTSEQFDVQGEYLSDQNQCFTPGHEKINFLTSNVPQNVKSCAGNIGYTGSSNNISMKEKTAFEMSGSKPVYNLQLDSGNFAVANECMVKLFSCMQGNKQKKLRGWKKSAEKSEGRHLQNLQGWTQTGNQFLQFDAPYAPNMGQSSSSLVFSQQTQFQGSESSHYKHLSSPLLTSFIHGTMAKQYTAMPVLSQFHSGEVSQQPAISSYVVPGHLNPSTEPSVKSLTMTPQEKIEKLRRRQQMRAMLAIQKQQQQFGNQMSSTEYSAMEGENIEAEENLSTVASLEPNSPIEQDDSNTACVPHDDCSVQDSILYQLQDIVAKLDMRIRLCIRDSLFRLAQSASQRQNASDTSSNNKSNRDEVLSKEEINTHNRFLKASEAETETNPIDRTVAHLLFHRPLELTGKIVGTPEPNLSAKILHYDRQASSSMSLQTNNLPQRLENKQILSHEESEVPCLFRKENQLETSENTLTARAAETGIMKVEPSQ
- the LOC140004360 gene encoding protein LNK2-like isoform X7, which codes for MEFGVDSWPDLSLPGAAKANEDTMDKAAPLDNASKIFQSPLDDSEQGDFVDYGWASVGSFEDLERIFSNEDPIFGRGSLVNADELWSSSKDVTSSPEKSIPMSGDSPRLGLGSLRSTSEQFDVQGEYLSDQNQCFTPGHEKINFLTSNVPQNVKSCAGNIGYTGSSNNISMKEKTAFEMSGSKPVYNLQLDSGNFAVANECMVKLFSCMQGNKQKKLRGWKKSAEKSEGRHLQNLQGWTQTGNQFLQFDAPYAPNMGQSSSSLVFSQQTQFQGSESSHYKHLSSPLLTSFIHGTMAKQYTAMPVLSQFHSGEVSQQPAISSYVVPGHLNPSTEPSVKSLTMTPQEKIEKLRRRQQMRAMLAIQKQQQQFGNQMSSTEYSAMEGENIEAEENLSTVASLEPNSPIEQDDSNTACVPHDDCSVQDSILYQLQDIVAKLDMRIRLCIRDSLFRLAQSASQRQNASDTSSNNKSNRDEVLSKEEINTHNRFLKASEAETETNPIDRTVAHLLFHRPLELTGKIVGTPEPNLSAKILHYDRQASSSMSLQTNNLPQRLENKQILSHEESEVPCLFRKENQLETSENTLTARAAETGIMKVEPSQ
- the LOC140004360 gene encoding uncharacterized protein isoform X3; its protein translation is MTQMKIFLQWNLVWTHGLISRYQVLQRLMKILWKTRLLLSIMLLKFSRALLMIVSKAILLIMVGLVLGALRTLRGSLVTFCSNEDPIFGRGSLVNADELWSSSKDVTSSPEKSIPMSGDSPRLGLGSLRSTSEQFDVQGEYLSDQNQCFTPGHEKINFLTSNVPQNVKSCAGNIGYTGSSNNISMKEKTAFEMSGSKPVYNLQLDSGNFAVANECMVKGNKQKKLRGWKKSAEKSEGRHLQNLQGWTQTGNQFLQFDAPYAPNMGQSSSSLVFSQQTQFQGSESSHYKHLSSPLLTSFIHGTMAKQYTAMPVLSQFHSGEVSQQPAISSYVVPGHLNPSTEPSVKSLTMTPQEKIEKLRRRQQMRAMLAIQKQQQQFGNQMSSTEYSAMEGENIEAEENLSTVASLEPNSPIEQDDSNTACVPHDDCSVQDSILYQLQDIVAKLDMRIRLCIRDSLFRLAQSASQRQNASDTSSNNKSNRDEVLSKEEINTHNRFLKASEAETETNPIDRTVAHLLFHRPLELTGKIVGTPEPNLSAKILHYDRQASSSMSLQTNNLPQRLENKQILSHEESEVPCLFRKENQLETSENTLTARAAETGIMKVEPSQ
- the LOC140004360 gene encoding uncharacterized protein isoform X1; translation: MTQMKIFLQWNLVWTHGLISRYQVLQRLMKILWKTRLLLSIMLLKFSRALLMIVSKAILLIMVGLVLGALRTLRGSLVTFCSNEDPIFGRGSLVNADELWSSSKDVTSSPEKSIPMSGDSPRLGLGSLRSTSEQFDVQGEYLSDQNQCFTPGHEKINFLTSNVPQNVKSCAGNIGYTGSSNNISMKEKTAFEMSGSKPVYNLQLDSGNFAVANECMVKLFSCMQGNKQKKLRGWKKSAEKSEGRHLQNLQGWTQTGNQFLQFDAPYAPNMGQSSSSLVFSQQTQFQGSESSHYKHLSSPLLTSFIHGTMAKQYTAMPVLSQFHSGEVSQQPAISSYVVPGHLNPSTEPSVKSLTMTPQEKIEKLRRRQQMRAMLAIQKQQQQFGNQMSSTEYSAMEGENIEAEENLSTVASLEPNSPIEQDDSNTACVPHDDCSVQDSILYQLQDIVAKLDMRIRLCIRDSLFRLAQSASQRQNASDTSSNNKSNRDEVLSKEEINTHNRFLKASEAETETNPIDRTVAHLLFHRPLELTGKIVGTPEPNLSAKILHYDRQASSSMSLQTNNLPQRLENKQILSHEESEVPCLFRKENQLETSENTLTARAAETGIMKVEPSQ
- the LOC140004360 gene encoding protein LNK2-like isoform X6 produces the protein MEFGVDSWPDLSLPGAAKANEDTMEDKAAPLDNASKIFQSPLDDSEQGDFVDYGWASVGSFEDLERIFSNEDPIFGRGSLVNADELWSSSKDVTSSPEKSIPMSGDSPRLGLGSLRSTSEQFDVQGEYLSDQNQCFTPGHEKINFLTSNVPQNVKSCAGNIGYTGSSNNISMKEKTAFEMSGSKPVYNLQLDSGNFAVANECMVKLFSCMQGNKQKKLRGWKKSAEKSEGRHLQNLQGWTQTGNQFLQFDAPYAPNMGQSSSSLVFSQQTQFQGSESSHYKHLSSPLLTSFIHGTMAKQYTAMPVLSQFHSGEVSQQPAISSYVVPGHLNPSTEPSVKSLTMTPQEKIEKLRRRQQMRAMLAIQKQQQQFGNQMSSTEYSAMEGENIEAEENLSTVASLEPNSPIEQDDSNTACVPHDDCSVQDSILYQLQDIVAKLDMRIRLCIRDSLFRLAQSASQRQNASDTSSNNKSNRDEVLSKEEINTHNRFLKASEAETETNPIDRTVAHLLFHRPLELTGKIVGTPEPNLSAKILHYDRQASSSMSLQTNNLPQRLENKQILSHEESEVPCLFRKENQLETSENTLTARAAETGIMKVEPSQ
- the LOC140004360 gene encoding protein LNK2-like isoform X10, with translation MEFGVDSWPDLSLPDKAAPLDNASKIFQSPLDDSEQGDFVDYGWASVGSFEDLERIFSNEDPIFGRGSLVNADELWSSSKDVTSSPEKSIPMSGDSPRLGLGSLRSTSEQFDVQGEYLSDQNQCFTPGHEKINFLTSNVPQNVKSCAGNIGYTGSSNNISMKEKTAFEMSGSKPVYNLQLDSGNFAVANECMVKLFSCMQGNKQKKLRGWKKSAEKSEGRHLQNLQGWTQTGNQFLQFDAPYAPNMGQSSSSLVFSQQTQFQGSESSHYKHLSSPLLTSFIHGTMAKQYTAMPVLSQFHSGEVSQQPAISSYVVPGHLNPSTEPSVKSLTMTPQEKIEKLRRRQQMRAMLAIQKQQQQFGNQMSSTEYSAMEGENIEAEENLSTVASLEPNSPIEQDDSNTACVPHDDCSVQDSILYQLQDIVAKLDMRIRLCIRDSLFRLAQSASQRQNASDTSSNNKSNRDEVLSKEEINTHNRFLKASEAETETNPIDRTVAHLLFHRPLELTGKIVGTPEPNLSAKILHYDRQASSSMSLQTNNLPQRLENKQILSHEESEVPCLFRKENQLETSENTLTARAAETGIMKVEPSQ
- the LOC140004360 gene encoding uncharacterized protein isoform X5, with the protein product MTQMKIFLQWNLVWTHGLISRYQTRLLLSIMLLKFSRALLMIVSKAILLIMVGLVLGALRTLRGSLVTFCSNEDPIFGRGSLVNADELWSSSKDVTSSPEKSIPMSGDSPRLGLGSLRSTSEQFDVQGEYLSDQNQCFTPGHEKINFLTSNVPQNVKSCAGNIGYTGSSNNISMKEKTAFEMSGSKPVYNLQLDSGNFAVANECMVKLFSCMQGNKQKKLRGWKKSAEKSEGRHLQNLQGWTQTGNQFLQFDAPYAPNMGQSSSSLVFSQQTQFQGSESSHYKHLSSPLLTSFIHGTMAKQYTAMPVLSQFHSGEVSQQPAISSYVVPGHLNPSTEPSVKSLTMTPQEKIEKLRRRQQMRAMLAIQKQQQQFGNQMSSTEYSAMEGENIEAEENLSTVASLEPNSPIEQDDSNTACVPHDDCSVQDSILYQLQDIVAKLDMRIRLCIRDSLFRLAQSASQRQNASDTSSNNKSNRDEVLSKEEINTHNRFLKASEAETETNPIDRTVAHLLFHRPLELTGKIVGTPEPNLSAKILHYDRQASSSMSLQTNNLPQRLENKQILSHEESEVPCLFRKENQLETSENTLTARAAETGIMKVEPSQ
- the LOC140004360 gene encoding protein LNK2-like isoform X8, with protein sequence MTQMKIFLQWNLVWTHGLISRYQVLQRLMKILWSPLDDSEQGDFVDYGWASVGSFEDLERIFSNEDPIFGRGSLVNADELWSSSKDVTSSPEKSIPMSGDSPRLGLGSLRSTSEQFDVQGEYLSDQNQCFTPGHEKINFLTSNVPQNVKSCAGNIGYTGSSNNISMKEKTAFEMSGSKPVYNLQLDSGNFAVANECMVKLFSCMQGNKQKKLRGWKKSAEKSEGRHLQNLQGWTQTGNQFLQFDAPYAPNMGQSSSSLVFSQQTQFQGSESSHYKHLSSPLLTSFIHGTMAKQYTAMPVLSQFHSGEVSQQPAISSYVVPGHLNPSTEPSVKSLTMTPQEKIEKLRRRQQMRAMLAIQKQQQQFGNQMSSTEYSAMEGENIEAEENLSTVASLEPNSPIEQDDSNTACVPHDDCSVQDSILYQLQDIVAKLDMRIRLCIRDSLFRLAQSASQRQNASDTSSNNKSNRDEVLSKEEINTHNRFLKASEAETETNPIDRTVAHLLFHRPLELTGKIVGTPEPNLSAKILHYDRQASSSMSLQTNNLPQRLENKQILSHEESEVPCLFRKENQLETSENTLTARAAETGIMKVEPSQ
- the LOC140004360 gene encoding uncharacterized protein isoform X4, producing MTQMKIFLQWNLVWTHGLISRYQKTRLLLSIMLLKFSRALLMIVSKAILLIMVGLVLGALRTLRGSLVTFCSNEDPIFGRGSLVNADELWSSSKDVTSSPEKSIPMSGDSPRLGLGSLRSTSEQFDVQGEYLSDQNQCFTPGHEKINFLTSNVPQNVKSCAGNIGYTGSSNNISMKEKTAFEMSGSKPVYNLQLDSGNFAVANECMVKLFSCMQGNKQKKLRGWKKSAEKSEGRHLQNLQGWTQTGNQFLQFDAPYAPNMGQSSSSLVFSQQTQFQGSESSHYKHLSSPLLTSFIHGTMAKQYTAMPVLSQFHSGEVSQQPAISSYVVPGHLNPSTEPSVKSLTMTPQEKIEKLRRRQQMRAMLAIQKQQQQFGNQMSSTEYSAMEGENIEAEENLSTVASLEPNSPIEQDDSNTACVPHDDCSVQDSILYQLQDIVAKLDMRIRLCIRDSLFRLAQSASQRQNASDTSSNNKSNRDEVLSKEEINTHNRFLKASEAETETNPIDRTVAHLLFHRPLELTGKIVGTPEPNLSAKILHYDRQASSSMSLQTNNLPQRLENKQILSHEESEVPCLFRKENQLETSENTLTARAAETGIMKVEPSQ
- the LOC140004360 gene encoding protein LNK2-like isoform X11, which translates into the protein MTQMKIFLQWNLVWTHGLISRYQSPLDDSEQGDFVDYGWASVGSFEDLERIFSNEDPIFGRGSLVNADELWSSSKDVTSSPEKSIPMSGDSPRLGLGSLRSTSEQFDVQGEYLSDQNQCFTPGHEKINFLTSNVPQNVKSCAGNIGYTGSSNNISMKEKTAFEMSGSKPVYNLQLDSGNFAVANECMVKLFSCMQGNKQKKLRGWKKSAEKSEGRHLQNLQGWTQTGNQFLQFDAPYAPNMGQSSSSLVFSQQTQFQGSESSHYKHLSSPLLTSFIHGTMAKQYTAMPVLSQFHSGEVSQQPAISSYVVPGHLNPSTEPSVKSLTMTPQEKIEKLRRRQQMRAMLAIQKQQQQFGNQMSSTEYSAMEGENIEAEENLSTVASLEPNSPIEQDDSNTACVPHDDCSVQDSILYQLQDIVAKLDMRIRLCIRDSLFRLAQSASQRQNASDTSSNNKSNRDEVLSKEEINTHNRFLKASEAETETNPIDRTVAHLLFHRPLELTGKIVGTPEPNLSAKILHYDRQASSSMSLQTNNLPQRLENKQILSHEESEVPCLFRKENQLETSENTLTARAAETGIMKVEPSQ
- the LOC140004360 gene encoding protein LNK2-like isoform X9, with the protein product MEFGVDSWPDLSLPEDKAAPLDNASKIFQSPLDDSEQGDFVDYGWASVGSFEDLERIFSNEDPIFGRGSLVNADELWSSSKDVTSSPEKSIPMSGDSPRLGLGSLRSTSEQFDVQGEYLSDQNQCFTPGHEKINFLTSNVPQNVKSCAGNIGYTGSSNNISMKEKTAFEMSGSKPVYNLQLDSGNFAVANECMVKLFSCMQGNKQKKLRGWKKSAEKSEGRHLQNLQGWTQTGNQFLQFDAPYAPNMGQSSSSLVFSQQTQFQGSESSHYKHLSSPLLTSFIHGTMAKQYTAMPVLSQFHSGEVSQQPAISSYVVPGHLNPSTEPSVKSLTMTPQEKIEKLRRRQQMRAMLAIQKQQQQFGNQMSSTEYSAMEGENIEAEENLSTVASLEPNSPIEQDDSNTACVPHDDCSVQDSILYQLQDIVAKLDMRIRLCIRDSLFRLAQSASQRQNASDTSSNNKSNRDEVLSKEEINTHNRFLKASEAETETNPIDRTVAHLLFHRPLELTGKIVGTPEPNLSAKILHYDRQASSSMSLQTNNLPQRLENKQILSHEESEVPCLFRKENQLETSENTLTARAAETGIMKVEPSQ